The Macadamia integrifolia cultivar HAES 741 unplaced genomic scaffold, SCU_Mint_v3 scaffold2830, whole genome shotgun sequence region TCCCACTTCCCCCTTCTCTTTTCCTACTTTTTCCGAGTTTTTCTTCTCAAGTGTGGTTTGATCAGTCAAAACCAGAACAAATTCTTTTTTGgttcggatccatgtagccgactccattaagttgggataaggcttagttgttgttgttgtaagtcCTGATTTAAAAGCTGTGCAACTAAACAACTGAACAAACATGTAGACAAGAAATGGATTAAGCAAAAGTTTCATACACTAAACAGAAATGTCTCACCAAACGACGATTACAAAACTCCCCTGTACAGATATCAGGAATCAGGAGGTTTTTAACTGGAGGGTCCCTTTACCTCCTAAGAGGCTTGTAGAGGACGACAGTGACATACTTGGACTGAAACCTATGGGTCAATCTAAGAGCAACCAGAGACTGAGAAGCCCATCCTTTCTCTATGAACAGGTGGTTCAGGACAACATGTTGAGGTTTTGTAGAATATTCAGCAGAGTGCGGCATCCCCAGGACTGTGAGCTGCAACTGGGGAGGAACAGCAATTGGCTCCTTTGCAAAGTCTTCAACTGGAAAAACCTGACCATAGCTGGAGTCTGGTGATGGTGGAGGCTCAAACTCGGCAACACTTTCTGGGTTCTCTGACACATAATCCTGCAAGAAAGACAAAACTTAGCTACTAACGAAAGGCAACAAAGAAAAGTATTGTCTTTCCCTTAATTGTTGTCATCCTCAATTACCACCTTTTGCCTGGTGGGACCAGCTATTGATGGCAGAGACCTGGGATTGAACCCACCACATGTGTGGGGGGTTGCGTTTGGGGAATTCATGGGGGTAGGCAAAGTATCCTTGTAACAAAAAACAAATGTCATAATCATAATGCCCTAGAAAGGGTGTCTATGTTCTTCACACAAAGAAAGTAGGGTATTCCAcacctcccccccaccccaccccaaaaaaaaaaaaaaaaaaaaaaaaaaggaaaagggaaagaatTAATATATGAAACTTTCTCTGGTTGATGGCTTGGATCAACCAACCAGCATGGGTCATCGACCGAAAATCAAGGGTAGTTCAGAAAAATACACTTCTCTTTCTAAAACAGGAAAATGTAAACCAATATAAAACCTGCTTTTGGTTTTTTCAAGATCGACCAACCTCCCttaacaccccacccccccaaaaaaaaaaaaaattggaagggAAGGGGTGTAAGAGTCATAGGCTCATGGACATAAAGAGTTGTAGGCTCATGCACACACAGATGCTATGCAGTATGCACTATAAGGATGTCAATTTAAAGTAGAACCCACTGGAATATGGGGGTGGAACCTATTTTAAAAATTGGAGTATAGTCCAATCAGATATATTAGAATCCAGATTGTTGGGCACTTTAATGATCCATGTGGTCTGAGGATCACATGATTGTGGTGCTAAAAAACTAAAATGGAAGTTCCATGACTGCTGATATTAAATGGAGGGGGAAAAAGAAGTTTCCTAGCCTCCTAAATATCTAAATGGATTGCCAACTCTTGGAGGGGCCACGACCTGGAGGAAATGGTCCAAGGGTCATAGACTGCTCATGTATGGATTTTTTCCTATACTTCGGATACCAAATTTATGCATGCATCAAGTGTACGGAACTGCAGATGAGCCTGCCAAAGATACTTACATGCACGTCAAGAAGATTACAAATATTGCCCGTCTCATCAGCAATGCAAGGAAGATCAGGAATATATCTCCACTCACTATCCACAATGAACTTGTACTGGTATATACCTGAAGGGAGCACCAACAGAAGAGAATGATCTATACCTGATCTTTGCAGCATCTTCCTGCATAATTTGAGTGCATGATTACTGTACAATAAAGGATGAAAGCAGTTTCCATATGCTTTCAACTACAAAAAATCATCTAAAGGAGCTTCATAAAGTAAAATTAATTCTATAATCCCCACCATACCTTGAAGTCCAGTTGTCCCAGGATCCCTTCACGGCCACATTGTTGCCACCGTAGGTCCATGTGATCATGGTGGGGATACCTTGCTCAGTTGGTACATCTAGATCTCCATGAGATTCATCTACCCAAAGTTGATTGAAAACTGAAGTTTCGCCTCTTTGTAAGGGGGGCACAGGAACCTATAAAGGCAAAAAAGGTACTGGAATATCAGTCAGGAAGGCCACGACTGAGGACAGAAGAACCACATTCTATTGCATTGATCTCCTAGAGTCTTCAGTTCCTTCAAAATCTCCCTTCATCCTTCTCATTGAGATCAACTTCCACTCCAGTTTGGCTAACACCCCACCCctcaaccccaaaaaaaaaaaaattcaaaacaggTTGCCCTTCCAAAATATAAATACTCGACTCTACCCAGCCTTAtttcaactaaatggggttagctaaaattaaacaaagaacaaaaaaggtAAATTCACAAGTTAATTATCTTACAGGTGGTCTCAGATACCAGTGAGTCTCTCTCGTTAAATTTAGACGAATCATTCAGGATACATTAACAAATGCAAGATATGAACAATATACAATGAGGAAACTCAACAACCTCCCCACTGATCAAGGTAGAAGTATCCAATATGGAAAATCAAAACAACTTCCATGAAAATTTAGCTCCTCAACAAATAAGAGAGAAGTTAAGCATATGCATTCATTCTTGAAACTTGCAAAAATATGAAATGAAGATTGACTGTTTCATTTCATACATTAAAATCTAATGTGCCACGTAAAATCTGAGAGGATGTCAATGCAGGACACAGTAAATATGAAAGTATATATAGTAAACTAATACATATTACCAGCTTCAAGCCAAACACTTGAAAGTAACACATATCAGTCATATAGATCTTTTGGCATGTAACTGGAAGATGTCCAATTAAAAAGCCTGAAAAACAAAAGGGCTTTAACCAATTAGAGTCCCACTCATTTTCAGAGGGCCCCAGGAGAAGTCAACTGGAGACAATCCTAaaccatacattttttttttttttttttttttttttttttttttttttgggggaattGAGTGGCCGCTCTCAAGCCCATGTCTTCACACACTGGTGGTTTTAGCTTTACCATAACACCAAGAGACAGCAAATGGAAACAGGAGAACATCACAACTTTTCTTGATAATAGTGAGCACATTTGTATTCCTTCTTGTTTGTGATTGTTTTTTAGTTTAATAAGAGAGTTTTCTTAATCaaactgaattaaaataaattttgagctACATATCATTAGATTCTCAACAAAATTAGTGCAGAAATAGGAAATGGAAAAAGGGCAACCAAGCTTGTAGAAGAGAACCTCAGGACAAGCAGCAGTAGATGGTAGCGAGGAACAAGAGCATCACAACTCCAGCTCCAACATTTATCTACGAATAAATGAGATTCCATGGAtcttttgaaaatatttgaatAGTACACAATGACATAATATGCAATCAAATGACGTGATGGCAATCTATGAAAATATACCATGCAAACAATAAATGTATCCATGTGGATAAATGAGAAGTATGCTTCAACTATGAGATAAAGGTCACATATATACGCCCATGTGAGTATCTGTGTATATGTGTCTAAAAGGAACATTGGAATGTGAGAGTATTATAGTCTTTTAAGGCTCATTTTACATTCAATTTGTTCAGTTCTAATCTTCTTATGACTCCAACTCTTTATTCCACATTAGCCAAAAACTGTTTTGATGATGCCTCTCCCAGTAAGCTAAGAAAAATCTAAACCACATGAGGCTCACGTCAATTCTCAAGGTTCCCAGCTAGTGTATGATGAGAGAGCAAAGCAAGAAAACTTCTAGAGTTTTCATCAGTTTAGTCATGATATATCTTTTTTAAAATCATCTAAAGAAATTACCATATAGACTTGGTCATCAGTGATGCATTTCCCTTCCatcttcgatttttttttttttttcttagtatcATATATATTAACCATTTTATGATTTATTAAAAGTAGTGAATCCTCAAATATAATTAAAGAGAATGGTAATAAGACACCAGTACAAGGTTGAAGAAACATCAAAGGTTCAGTTTGGACTGAATCCACCCCAAGCCGACAGGTGAAAGATTTCAGCAGCACCCTGAAAAGTCTCAAGTCATGCACAAAAATCACACTATCATAGGGAGGTCCCATCCCAAGAGAGTAAGAAAGACATTAGCTTCAAAGGGCAAAGGAAATCTAACTAGCTCAAGAAATGTGGACTATTAATTGTTTGCCACTCCAATTGCAAGAGATGCATGGGAGGTGTTTGAGGAAAAGCCTATATCAATGGGAGAGTATGTGGATGTGGCCACTTTCAATAACTTCAGTCTTAGGGAGTTATTTGATGCATTATGATGGGGCAACATGCTGCTCGTTCATGATAAATGTTATCCCAAATTGGTTAGAATATTTTATTGCAACATTAGAGTGGAGGACAATGGGGAATAAGCGTTCATTGGAAGCTATGTGAAAGGTGTGCCCATTAGATTTAATTGCAATGATTTGAGTATGTTGCTTGGGATTTCAAATGAATGGGATAAAATGTTTTTGACTAC contains the following coding sequences:
- the LOC122067312 gene encoding SNF1-related protein kinase regulatory subunit beta-1-like, giving the protein MGNANGKEEGENGSEDPSGQSNAESGYNNDFPVNSYHPARVNSVDSMGNSPPLSPGRSQPPPMFAPQVPVPPLQRGETSVFNQLWVDESHGDLDVPTEQGIPTMITWTYGGNNVAVKGSWDNWTSRKMLQRSGIDHSLLLVLPSGIYQYKFIVDSEWRYIPDLPCIADETGNICNLLDVHDYVSENPESVAEFEPPPSPDSSYGQVFPVEDFAKEPIAVPPQLQLTVLGMPHSAEYSTKPQHVVLNHLFIEKGWASQSLVALRLTHRFQSKYVTVVLYKPLRR